Proteins co-encoded in one Echeneis naucrates chromosome 22, fEcheNa1.1, whole genome shotgun sequence genomic window:
- the evla gene encoding enah/Vasp-like a isoform X3, with translation MYSLDDFGEQSICQARASVMVYDDASKKWVPIKPGQQGFSRINIYHNTANNTFRVVGVKLQDQQVVINYSIVKGLKYNQATPTFHQWRDARQVYGLNFASKEEATTFSNAMLFALNVLSSPDTGEISPGVLRRVSSAIIILSPVVQRQNGPSSDESEAQRRMMEQHQMQAHKERERRTSGSVVSTLQYKVSTPPIHPDTPPEYRQYRASTLPPSYVRVASSSPPSSASSSPSQEKEVGAARDKAQLSSQLSTSLASAFSPVQAGVTTQGRQVRQIPLSPPTAARHLHLQQEQQQDIMLPPKHGTWSASHMQQMYSQLPPSSSPPIMMAMPVKQAFPPQPVLPVAHPLPPLSTRMKPPPLDPNTITGPHQYTQHQPHPHSNGQPEDSYSPHSQHLPLTPQLCEAVPLPALISHPGPGAAPSHHSHYTSTFHPQQHQQQQQQVYHQQAQPLTTTSSTSSSPPSYTAMSDGGSPKKTPSPVPQQVPMANSSPPVSAGHPSMLSVAPPPAAAPAPMAGPPAPPPPPGPPPPMAVPPPMPPPLPTGGGPPGAPPGVQHQPSGLAAALAGAKLRKVQRDESSPPGSGGKSDSNRSSGGSGGGGEGLMQEMNALLARRRKASEKPDEDDSGGRGPGQQNSTDAVKKPWERSNSAEKSSLVSRVRPIGSSSETDTEFDRMKQLILSCRKFWMKLYVSCIR, from the exons TGAACAGAGTATCTGCCAGGCACGGGCCTCTGTGATGGTTTACGATGATGCCAGTAAGAAGTGGGTGCCCATCAAACCAGGACAGCAGGGCTTCAGTCGCATCAACATTTACCACAACACTGCCAACAATACCTTCAGAGTGGTGGGCGTCAAACTGCAGGACCAGCAG GTGGTTATCAACTACTCCATAGTGAAGGGCCTGAAATATAATCAGGCTACTCCGACTTTCCACCAGTGGCGTGATGCTCGCCAAGTCTATGGGCTGAACTTTGCCAGTAAGGAGGAGGCCACCACCTTCTCCAACGCCATGTTGTTCGCCCTCAATGTTCTCAGCTCACCTGATACCGGAG AGATTTCACCTGGTGTCCTCAGGCGGGTTTCTTCagccatcatcatcctca GTCCCGTTGTGCAGCGCCAAAATGGGCCCTCCTCAGATGAAAGTGAGGCACAGAGGag GATGATGGAGCAACATCAGATGCAGGCGCACAAGGAGCGGGAGCGGCGGACGTCAGGATCAG TCGTTTCCACTCTCCAATATAAAGTCTCCACCCCTCCCATCCACCCAGACACCCCTCCTGAGTACAGACAGTACAGAGCTAGCACACTGCCACCCTCCTACGTCCGTGTggcctcctcttctcccccctcctctgcctcctcctctccttctcaggAGAAAGAGGTAGGGGCAGCTAGGGACAAGGCCCAGCTTTCCTCCCAGCTTTCCACCTCGCTGGCCTCAGCCTTTTCCCCAGTCCAGGCAGGAGTGACCACCCAGGGCCGACAGGTCCGTCAgatccccctctctcctcccacagcAGCCCGCCACCTACACCTTCAACAAGAGCAGCAGCAAGACATCATGCTTCCCCCTAAACATGGCACCTGGTCAGCCTCTCACATGCAGCAAATGTATTCCCAgttgcccccctcctcctcccctccaatCATGATGGCCATGCCTGTGAAGCAAGCTTTCCCCCCACAGCCCGTCCTGCCGGTGGCCCACCCCCTCCCACCCCTCAGCACTAGGATGAAACCCCCACCTCTTGACCCAAACACCATAACTGGCCCTCACCAGTACACCCAGCATCAGCCCCACCCTCACTCCAACGGCCAGCCAGAGGACTCCTACTCTCCTCATTCTCAGCATCTGCCACTCACCCCTCAGCTTTGTGAGGCTGTCCCCCTGCCTGCTCTGATAAGTCATCCAGGCCCAGGCGCCGCCCCCAGCCACCATTCCCACTACACATCCACCTTCCACCCCCAGCAGcatcagcaacaacagcagcaggtgtaCCACCAGCAGGCCCAGCCCCTCACCAccacttcctccacctcttcctcgcCCCCCTCTTACACTGCAATGTCTGACGGGGGCTCACCCAAGAAGACCCCCTCCCCCGTCCCCCAGCAGGTCCCCATGGCCAACAGCA GCCCCCCTGTCTCTGCAGGTCACCCATCTATGCTTTCTGTGgcacctcctccagctgcagctccagcacCCATGGCTGGCCCTCCagccccaccaccaccacctggtCCCCCACCCCCAATGGCAGTGCCCCCACCTATGCCCCCTCCACTGCCCACTGGCGGGGGGCCTCCTGGGGCACCGCCTGGGGTCCAGCACCAACCCTCAGGACTGGCTGCAGCATTGGCTGGAGCCAAGCTGCGTAAAGTACAGAGG GATGAGAGCAGTCCTCCAGGGTCTGGTGGAAAGAGTGACTCCAACCGGTCTAGTGGCGGCAGTGGCGGTGGTGGGGAGGGACTGATGCAGGAGATGAATGCATTACTAGCTCGCAG GCGGAAAGCTTCAGAGAAACCTGATGAA GACGACTCTGGTGGTCGGGGGCCAGGTCAGCAGAACTCAACAG ATGCTGTGAAGAAGCCATGGGAGCGATCCAACTCTGCAGAAAAGTCCTCGCTGGTGTCCAG AGTGAGACCCATCGGCAGCAGTAGTGAAACAGATACAGAGTTTGACAGGATGAAACAG CTGATCTTGTCCTGCAGGAAATTTTGGATGAAGTTGTACGTGAGTTGCATAAGGTGA
- the evla gene encoding enah/Vasp-like a isoform X2, translating to MSEQSICQARASVMVYDDASKKWVPIKPGQQGFSRINIYHNTANNTFRVVGVKLQDQQVVINYSIVKGLKYNQATPTFHQWRDARQVYGLNFASKEEATTFSNAMLFALNVLSSPDTGEISPGVLRRVSSAIIILSPVVQRQNGPSSDESEAQRRMMEQHQMQAHKERERRTSGSVVSTLQYKVSTPPIHPDTPPEYRQYRASTLPPSYVRVASSSPPSSASSSPSQEKEVGAARDKAQLSSQLSTSLASAFSPVQAGVTTQGRQVRQIPLSPPTAARHLHLQQEQQQDIMLPPKHGTWSASHMQQMYSQLPPSSSPPIMMAMPVKQAFPPQPVLPVAHPLPPLSTRMKPPPLDPNTITGPHQYTQHQPHPHSNGQPEDSYSPHSQHLPLTPQLCEAVPLPALISHPGPGAAPSHHSHYTSTFHPQQHQQQQQQVYHQQAQPLTTTSSTSSSPPSYTAMSDGGSPKKTPSPVPQQVPMANSSPPVSAGHPSMLSVAPPPAAAPAPMAGPPAPPPPPGPPPPMAVPPPMPPPLPTGGGPPGAPPGVQHQPSGLAAALAGAKLRKVQRDESSPPGSGGKSDSNRSSGGSGGGGEGLMQEMNALLARRRKASEKPDEDDSGGRGPGQQNSTDAVKKPWERSNSAEKSSLVSRVRPIGSSSETDTEFDRMKQEILDEVVRELHKVKDEIIHAIRQEIGRISTS from the exons TGAACAGAGTATCTGCCAGGCACGGGCCTCTGTGATGGTTTACGATGATGCCAGTAAGAAGTGGGTGCCCATCAAACCAGGACAGCAGGGCTTCAGTCGCATCAACATTTACCACAACACTGCCAACAATACCTTCAGAGTGGTGGGCGTCAAACTGCAGGACCAGCAG GTGGTTATCAACTACTCCATAGTGAAGGGCCTGAAATATAATCAGGCTACTCCGACTTTCCACCAGTGGCGTGATGCTCGCCAAGTCTATGGGCTGAACTTTGCCAGTAAGGAGGAGGCCACCACCTTCTCCAACGCCATGTTGTTCGCCCTCAATGTTCTCAGCTCACCTGATACCGGAG AGATTTCACCTGGTGTCCTCAGGCGGGTTTCTTCagccatcatcatcctca GTCCCGTTGTGCAGCGCCAAAATGGGCCCTCCTCAGATGAAAGTGAGGCACAGAGGag GATGATGGAGCAACATCAGATGCAGGCGCACAAGGAGCGGGAGCGGCGGACGTCAGGATCAG TCGTTTCCACTCTCCAATATAAAGTCTCCACCCCTCCCATCCACCCAGACACCCCTCCTGAGTACAGACAGTACAGAGCTAGCACACTGCCACCCTCCTACGTCCGTGTggcctcctcttctcccccctcctctgcctcctcctctccttctcaggAGAAAGAGGTAGGGGCAGCTAGGGACAAGGCCCAGCTTTCCTCCCAGCTTTCCACCTCGCTGGCCTCAGCCTTTTCCCCAGTCCAGGCAGGAGTGACCACCCAGGGCCGACAGGTCCGTCAgatccccctctctcctcccacagcAGCCCGCCACCTACACCTTCAACAAGAGCAGCAGCAAGACATCATGCTTCCCCCTAAACATGGCACCTGGTCAGCCTCTCACATGCAGCAAATGTATTCCCAgttgcccccctcctcctcccctccaatCATGATGGCCATGCCTGTGAAGCAAGCTTTCCCCCCACAGCCCGTCCTGCCGGTGGCCCACCCCCTCCCACCCCTCAGCACTAGGATGAAACCCCCACCTCTTGACCCAAACACCATAACTGGCCCTCACCAGTACACCCAGCATCAGCCCCACCCTCACTCCAACGGCCAGCCAGAGGACTCCTACTCTCCTCATTCTCAGCATCTGCCACTCACCCCTCAGCTTTGTGAGGCTGTCCCCCTGCCTGCTCTGATAAGTCATCCAGGCCCAGGCGCCGCCCCCAGCCACCATTCCCACTACACATCCACCTTCCACCCCCAGCAGcatcagcaacaacagcagcaggtgtaCCACCAGCAGGCCCAGCCCCTCACCAccacttcctccacctcttcctcgcCCCCCTCTTACACTGCAATGTCTGACGGGGGCTCACCCAAGAAGACCCCCTCCCCCGTCCCCCAGCAGGTCCCCATGGCCAACAGCA GCCCCCCTGTCTCTGCAGGTCACCCATCTATGCTTTCTGTGgcacctcctccagctgcagctccagcacCCATGGCTGGCCCTCCagccccaccaccaccacctggtCCCCCACCCCCAATGGCAGTGCCCCCACCTATGCCCCCTCCACTGCCCACTGGCGGGGGGCCTCCTGGGGCACCGCCTGGGGTCCAGCACCAACCCTCAGGACTGGCTGCAGCATTGGCTGGAGCCAAGCTGCGTAAAGTACAGAGG GATGAGAGCAGTCCTCCAGGGTCTGGTGGAAAGAGTGACTCCAACCGGTCTAGTGGCGGCAGTGGCGGTGGTGGGGAGGGACTGATGCAGGAGATGAATGCATTACTAGCTCGCAG GCGGAAAGCTTCAGAGAAACCTGATGAA GACGACTCTGGTGGTCGGGGGCCAGGTCAGCAGAACTCAACAG ATGCTGTGAAGAAGCCATGGGAGCGATCCAACTCTGCAGAAAAGTCCTCGCTGGTGTCCAG AGTGAGACCCATCGGCAGCAGTAGTGAAACAGATACAGAGTTTGACAGGATGAAACAG GAAATTTTGGATGAAGTTGTACGTGAGTTGCATAAGGTGAAGGACGAAATCATTCATG CCATCAGACAAGAAATTGGCAGAATCAGTACATCCTAA
- the evla gene encoding enah/Vasp-like a isoform X1: MYSLDDFGEQSICQARASVMVYDDASKKWVPIKPGQQGFSRINIYHNTANNTFRVVGVKLQDQQVVINYSIVKGLKYNQATPTFHQWRDARQVYGLNFASKEEATTFSNAMLFALNVLSSPDTGEISPGVLRRVSSAIIILSPVVQRQNGPSSDESEAQRRMMEQHQMQAHKERERRTSGSVVSTLQYKVSTPPIHPDTPPEYRQYRASTLPPSYVRVASSSPPSSASSSPSQEKEVGAARDKAQLSSQLSTSLASAFSPVQAGVTTQGRQVRQIPLSPPTAARHLHLQQEQQQDIMLPPKHGTWSASHMQQMYSQLPPSSSPPIMMAMPVKQAFPPQPVLPVAHPLPPLSTRMKPPPLDPNTITGPHQYTQHQPHPHSNGQPEDSYSPHSQHLPLTPQLCEAVPLPALISHPGPGAAPSHHSHYTSTFHPQQHQQQQQQVYHQQAQPLTTTSSTSSSPPSYTAMSDGGSPKKTPSPVPQQVPMANSSPPVSAGHPSMLSVAPPPAAAPAPMAGPPAPPPPPGPPPPMAVPPPMPPPLPTGGGPPGAPPGVQHQPSGLAAALAGAKLRKVQRDESSPPGSGGKSDSNRSSGGSGGGGEGLMQEMNALLARRRKASEKPDEDDSGGRGPGQQNSTDAVKKPWERSNSAEKSSLVSRVRPIGSSSETDTEFDRMKQEILDEVVRELHKVKDEIIHAIRQEIGRISTS, encoded by the exons TGAACAGAGTATCTGCCAGGCACGGGCCTCTGTGATGGTTTACGATGATGCCAGTAAGAAGTGGGTGCCCATCAAACCAGGACAGCAGGGCTTCAGTCGCATCAACATTTACCACAACACTGCCAACAATACCTTCAGAGTGGTGGGCGTCAAACTGCAGGACCAGCAG GTGGTTATCAACTACTCCATAGTGAAGGGCCTGAAATATAATCAGGCTACTCCGACTTTCCACCAGTGGCGTGATGCTCGCCAAGTCTATGGGCTGAACTTTGCCAGTAAGGAGGAGGCCACCACCTTCTCCAACGCCATGTTGTTCGCCCTCAATGTTCTCAGCTCACCTGATACCGGAG AGATTTCACCTGGTGTCCTCAGGCGGGTTTCTTCagccatcatcatcctca GTCCCGTTGTGCAGCGCCAAAATGGGCCCTCCTCAGATGAAAGTGAGGCACAGAGGag GATGATGGAGCAACATCAGATGCAGGCGCACAAGGAGCGGGAGCGGCGGACGTCAGGATCAG TCGTTTCCACTCTCCAATATAAAGTCTCCACCCCTCCCATCCACCCAGACACCCCTCCTGAGTACAGACAGTACAGAGCTAGCACACTGCCACCCTCCTACGTCCGTGTggcctcctcttctcccccctcctctgcctcctcctctccttctcaggAGAAAGAGGTAGGGGCAGCTAGGGACAAGGCCCAGCTTTCCTCCCAGCTTTCCACCTCGCTGGCCTCAGCCTTTTCCCCAGTCCAGGCAGGAGTGACCACCCAGGGCCGACAGGTCCGTCAgatccccctctctcctcccacagcAGCCCGCCACCTACACCTTCAACAAGAGCAGCAGCAAGACATCATGCTTCCCCCTAAACATGGCACCTGGTCAGCCTCTCACATGCAGCAAATGTATTCCCAgttgcccccctcctcctcccctccaatCATGATGGCCATGCCTGTGAAGCAAGCTTTCCCCCCACAGCCCGTCCTGCCGGTGGCCCACCCCCTCCCACCCCTCAGCACTAGGATGAAACCCCCACCTCTTGACCCAAACACCATAACTGGCCCTCACCAGTACACCCAGCATCAGCCCCACCCTCACTCCAACGGCCAGCCAGAGGACTCCTACTCTCCTCATTCTCAGCATCTGCCACTCACCCCTCAGCTTTGTGAGGCTGTCCCCCTGCCTGCTCTGATAAGTCATCCAGGCCCAGGCGCCGCCCCCAGCCACCATTCCCACTACACATCCACCTTCCACCCCCAGCAGcatcagcaacaacagcagcaggtgtaCCACCAGCAGGCCCAGCCCCTCACCAccacttcctccacctcttcctcgcCCCCCTCTTACACTGCAATGTCTGACGGGGGCTCACCCAAGAAGACCCCCTCCCCCGTCCCCCAGCAGGTCCCCATGGCCAACAGCA GCCCCCCTGTCTCTGCAGGTCACCCATCTATGCTTTCTGTGgcacctcctccagctgcagctccagcacCCATGGCTGGCCCTCCagccccaccaccaccacctggtCCCCCACCCCCAATGGCAGTGCCCCCACCTATGCCCCCTCCACTGCCCACTGGCGGGGGGCCTCCTGGGGCACCGCCTGGGGTCCAGCACCAACCCTCAGGACTGGCTGCAGCATTGGCTGGAGCCAAGCTGCGTAAAGTACAGAGG GATGAGAGCAGTCCTCCAGGGTCTGGTGGAAAGAGTGACTCCAACCGGTCTAGTGGCGGCAGTGGCGGTGGTGGGGAGGGACTGATGCAGGAGATGAATGCATTACTAGCTCGCAG GCGGAAAGCTTCAGAGAAACCTGATGAA GACGACTCTGGTGGTCGGGGGCCAGGTCAGCAGAACTCAACAG ATGCTGTGAAGAAGCCATGGGAGCGATCCAACTCTGCAGAAAAGTCCTCGCTGGTGTCCAG AGTGAGACCCATCGGCAGCAGTAGTGAAACAGATACAGAGTTTGACAGGATGAAACAG GAAATTTTGGATGAAGTTGTACGTGAGTTGCATAAGGTGAAGGACGAAATCATTCATG CCATCAGACAAGAAATTGGCAGAATCAGTACATCCTAA
- the evla gene encoding enah/Vasp-like a isoform X4: MYSLDDFGEQSICQARASVMVYDDASKKWVPIKPGQQGFSRINIYHNTANNTFRVVGVKLQDQQVVINYSIVKGLKYNQATPTFHQWRDARQVYGLNFASKEEATTFSNAMLFALNVLSSPDTGGPVVQRQNGPSSDESEAQRRMMEQHQMQAHKERERRTSGSVVSTLQYKVSTPPIHPDTPPEYRQYRASTLPPSYVRVASSSPPSSASSSPSQEKEVGAARDKAQLSSQLSTSLASAFSPVQAGVTTQGRQVRQIPLSPPTAARHLHLQQEQQQDIMLPPKHGTWSASHMQQMYSQLPPSSSPPIMMAMPVKQAFPPQPVLPVAHPLPPLSTRMKPPPLDPNTITGPHQYTQHQPHPHSNGQPEDSYSPHSQHLPLTPQLCEAVPLPALISHPGPGAAPSHHSHYTSTFHPQQHQQQQQQVYHQQAQPLTTTSSTSSSPPSYTAMSDGGSPKKTPSPVPQQVPMANSSPPVSAGHPSMLSVAPPPAAAPAPMAGPPAPPPPPGPPPPMAVPPPMPPPLPTGGGPPGAPPGVQHQPSGLAAALAGAKLRKVQRDESSPPGSGGKSDSNRSSGGSGGGGEGLMQEMNALLARRRKASEKPDEDDSGGRGPGQQNSTDAVKKPWERSNSAEKSSLVSRVRPIGSSSETDTEFDRMKQEILDEVVRELHKVKDEIIHAIRQEIGRISTS, from the exons TGAACAGAGTATCTGCCAGGCACGGGCCTCTGTGATGGTTTACGATGATGCCAGTAAGAAGTGGGTGCCCATCAAACCAGGACAGCAGGGCTTCAGTCGCATCAACATTTACCACAACACTGCCAACAATACCTTCAGAGTGGTGGGCGTCAAACTGCAGGACCAGCAG GTGGTTATCAACTACTCCATAGTGAAGGGCCTGAAATATAATCAGGCTACTCCGACTTTCCACCAGTGGCGTGATGCTCGCCAAGTCTATGGGCTGAACTTTGCCAGTAAGGAGGAGGCCACCACCTTCTCCAACGCCATGTTGTTCGCCCTCAATGTTCTCAGCTCACCTGATACCGGAG GTCCCGTTGTGCAGCGCCAAAATGGGCCCTCCTCAGATGAAAGTGAGGCACAGAGGag GATGATGGAGCAACATCAGATGCAGGCGCACAAGGAGCGGGAGCGGCGGACGTCAGGATCAG TCGTTTCCACTCTCCAATATAAAGTCTCCACCCCTCCCATCCACCCAGACACCCCTCCTGAGTACAGACAGTACAGAGCTAGCACACTGCCACCCTCCTACGTCCGTGTggcctcctcttctcccccctcctctgcctcctcctctccttctcaggAGAAAGAGGTAGGGGCAGCTAGGGACAAGGCCCAGCTTTCCTCCCAGCTTTCCACCTCGCTGGCCTCAGCCTTTTCCCCAGTCCAGGCAGGAGTGACCACCCAGGGCCGACAGGTCCGTCAgatccccctctctcctcccacagcAGCCCGCCACCTACACCTTCAACAAGAGCAGCAGCAAGACATCATGCTTCCCCCTAAACATGGCACCTGGTCAGCCTCTCACATGCAGCAAATGTATTCCCAgttgcccccctcctcctcccctccaatCATGATGGCCATGCCTGTGAAGCAAGCTTTCCCCCCACAGCCCGTCCTGCCGGTGGCCCACCCCCTCCCACCCCTCAGCACTAGGATGAAACCCCCACCTCTTGACCCAAACACCATAACTGGCCCTCACCAGTACACCCAGCATCAGCCCCACCCTCACTCCAACGGCCAGCCAGAGGACTCCTACTCTCCTCATTCTCAGCATCTGCCACTCACCCCTCAGCTTTGTGAGGCTGTCCCCCTGCCTGCTCTGATAAGTCATCCAGGCCCAGGCGCCGCCCCCAGCCACCATTCCCACTACACATCCACCTTCCACCCCCAGCAGcatcagcaacaacagcagcaggtgtaCCACCAGCAGGCCCAGCCCCTCACCAccacttcctccacctcttcctcgcCCCCCTCTTACACTGCAATGTCTGACGGGGGCTCACCCAAGAAGACCCCCTCCCCCGTCCCCCAGCAGGTCCCCATGGCCAACAGCA GCCCCCCTGTCTCTGCAGGTCACCCATCTATGCTTTCTGTGgcacctcctccagctgcagctccagcacCCATGGCTGGCCCTCCagccccaccaccaccacctggtCCCCCACCCCCAATGGCAGTGCCCCCACCTATGCCCCCTCCACTGCCCACTGGCGGGGGGCCTCCTGGGGCACCGCCTGGGGTCCAGCACCAACCCTCAGGACTGGCTGCAGCATTGGCTGGAGCCAAGCTGCGTAAAGTACAGAGG GATGAGAGCAGTCCTCCAGGGTCTGGTGGAAAGAGTGACTCCAACCGGTCTAGTGGCGGCAGTGGCGGTGGTGGGGAGGGACTGATGCAGGAGATGAATGCATTACTAGCTCGCAG GCGGAAAGCTTCAGAGAAACCTGATGAA GACGACTCTGGTGGTCGGGGGCCAGGTCAGCAGAACTCAACAG ATGCTGTGAAGAAGCCATGGGAGCGATCCAACTCTGCAGAAAAGTCCTCGCTGGTGTCCAG AGTGAGACCCATCGGCAGCAGTAGTGAAACAGATACAGAGTTTGACAGGATGAAACAG GAAATTTTGGATGAAGTTGTACGTGAGTTGCATAAGGTGAAGGACGAAATCATTCATG CCATCAGACAAGAAATTGGCAGAATCAGTACATCCTAA
- the degs2 gene encoding sphingolipid delta(4)-desaturase/C4-monooxygenase DES2 produces the protein MGKTGGRGDFEWVYTDQPHTSRRKEILAKYPEIKSLMGPDPQLKWVVSGMVLTQLLACYLVRNLAWKWIFFWAYAFGGCINHSLTLAIHDISHNVAFGNKLAKWNRWFAMWANLPIGLPYSASFKKYHIDHHRYLGGDQLDVDIPTDFEGWFFSTPARKVLWLFLQPLFYALRPLVVNPKPVCQLEIQNAIVQLAVDLMIYYLWGLKPIVYLIAGSILCMGLHPISGHFIAEHYMFLKGHETYSYYGPLNRITFNVGYHMEHHDFPSIPGSKLPQVKQIAAEYYDSLPQHSSWTRVLWDFVFDDSIGPYARIKREYKLSKKEKICD, from the exons ATGGGGAAGACAGGTGGAAGAGGCGACTTTGAATGGGTCTACACTGACCAGCCGCACACGTCAAGGAGAAAAGAAATTCTGG CCAAATATCCAGAGATCAAGTCTCTGATGGGTCCAGACCCCCAGCTGAAGTGGGTGGTATCAGGCATGGTCCTAACCCAGCTCCTGGCGTGTTATCTGGTCCGCAATCTTGCCTGGAAGTGGATCTTCTTCTGGGCTTACGCCTTCGGAGGTTGTATCAACCACTCTCTGACTCTGGCTATTCACGACATCTCCCACAATGTGGCCTTTGGCAACAAGTTGGCGAAGTGGAACCGGTGGTTTGCCATGTGGGCCAACCTGCCCATTGGGCTACCCTATTCTGCCTCTTTCAAAAAGTACCACATTGACCACCATCGATATTTGGGAGGGGACCAGCTGGATGTTGACATCCCTACAGACTTTGAGGGGTGGTTCTTCTCCACCCCGGCCAGGAAGGTGTTGTGGCTCTTCCTCCAGCCGCTTTTCTATGCCCTTCGGCCTTTGGTGGTGAATCCTAAACCAGTGTGTCAGCTGGAGATTCAGAATGCAATAGTTCAGCTCGCAGTAGACTTAATGATCTACTATCTTTGGGGGCTGAAGCCCATTGTTTACCTAATTGCAGGATCTATCCTGTGTATGGGATTGCATCCTATTTCTGGACATTTCATAGCTGAGCATTACATGTTCCTGAAGGGACACGAGACATATTCTTACTATGGACCGCTGAACCGAATCACCTTTAATGTCGGGTATCACATGGAGCACCATGATTTCCCCAGCATACCTGGCAGTAAACTACCTCAG GTCAAGCAAATTGCAGCAGAGTATTATGACTCCTTGCCTCAGCATTCGTCCTGGACCCGGGTATTATGGGACTTTGTATTTGACGACAGCATTGGCCCCTATGCCAGAATCAAACGGGAGTACAAGCtaagcaaaaaggaaaagatttgTGACTGA
- the yy1a gene encoding transcriptional repressor protein YY1a, with product MASGDTLYIETDGSEMPAEIVELHEIEVETIETTVVGDDGEHQPMIALQPLDTDDPNSIHPHQEVILVQTREEVVGEDDSELHTDDGFEDQILIPVPAVEEDYIEQTLVTVAGKSSSSGRMKKAGSGKKAGKKSYLGGGEMGRKWEQKQVQIKTLEGEFSVTMWASDDKKDIDHEEQITGENSPPDYSEYMTGKKLPPGGIPGIDLSDPKQLAEFARMKPRKVKEDDAPRTIACPHKGCTKMFRDNSAMRKHLHTHGPRVHVCAECGKAFVESSKLKRHQLVHTGEKPFQCTFEGCGKRFSLDFNLRTHVRIHTGDRPYVCPFDGCNKKFAQSTNLKSHILTHAKAKNNQ from the exons ATGGCATCGGGGGACACCCTGTATATAGAAACGGATGGGTCTGAGATGCCAGCCGAGATAGTGGAGCTGCACGAAATCGAAGTAGAGACAATCGAGACAACAGTAGTTGGAGACGACGGTGAGCACCAGCCGATGATCGCCTTACAGCCTCTGGACACGGATGATCCGAACAGCATTCACCCGCACCAGGAGGTGATTTTGGTGCAGACGAGGGAAGAGGTGGTGGGCGAGGACGACTCTGAACTGCACACGGATGACGGTTTCGAGGACCAAATCCTCATCCCGGTGCCCGCCGTGGAGGAGGACTATATCGAACAGACTCTGGTTACTGTCGCCGGGAAAAGCTCGTCGTCGGGCCGGATGAAGAAGGCTGGAAGCGGAAAGAAAGCTGGCAAAAAGAGCTACCTGGGCGGCGGGGAAATGGGTCGAAAATGGGAACAGAAGCAGGTTCAGATAAAGACTTTGGAGGGGGAGTTTTCAGTCACTATGTGGGCATCAG ATGACAAGAAGGACATAGACCATGAAGAGCAAATCACAGGAGAAAACTCGCCTCCCGATTATTCAGAATACATGACAGGGAAGAAACTTCCTCCAGGGGGCATCCCCGGCATCGATCTTTCAGATCCAAAACAGCTGGCAGAGTTTGCAAG aATGAAGccaagaaaagtaaaagaagacGATGCACCCAGGACGATAGCCTGTCCACACAAA ggATGTACCAAGATGTTCAGGGACAACTCGGCAATGAGGAAGCACTTGCACACCCATGGGCCTCGTGTGCACGTCTGTGCAGAGTGTGGCAAAGCCTTTGTGGAGAGTTCAAAACTGAAGAGGCATCAACTTgtacacacaggagagaaaccttTCCAG TGTACATTTGAAGGCTGTGGAAAGCGGTTCTCTCTGGACTTTAACTTGCGCACACATGTGCGTATTCACACTGGAGACCGCCCATACGTGTGCCCATTTGACGGCTGTAACAAAAAATTTGCTCAATCAACCAACCTGAAGTCTCACATCCTCACACACGCCAAAGCCAAAAACAACCAGTGA